One genomic window of Solanum dulcamara chromosome 10, daSolDulc1.2, whole genome shotgun sequence includes the following:
- the LOC129869932 gene encoding uncharacterized protein LOC129869932, producing MPVSGNDEPRVVARQSSNSWSVLPIKKRYSMIYRRAPLHTVNESKTKGSGLNSCGSTGKSDTPNNSLPEVKEEVPLGAKVDSPETNPKTSSGPSSNVGDPVKPALAEKLAVTKEVVAKQGESHSKFGLPADSGHVELSLGPKKPHVSSLVDPNTKESCLMRGTVNPSLLSQKGSCKNADDTLRGFDSSVLQSLVNVDSSRVSPNSSLLENLALNRKMNSPTCKTVNSESVVETLVQANAGTAVRPDGTFEANVVNTEVVRQNLKPIELSTKELLEQKPVICDLIQEVSLEISMTSDVIALQSIGRDLQLQESSSSRFSTPSEYFVHTNEANRSKNVLDQANADIAAKNANFDLKESNVSSDKVEASVSAGMNIEDLMVCRKTQDTHNLVASGEGSEDECYGFDYESDEEYEEGEIREPMMQSISEGMDSGKNNEYSSKNVHTESYADFVKRCDEKAEKMNLLSPVHPVTGRSLSSRSGRKMYYYMEEEKFHLPRNRFEDRSFGSSRGNFMRGRGSRFHRDWYPERDFESYGGEADYRFRHKRTAPWLNDAAFAYRTRKTFQQYMYDGPDCHFVEGNTNFTAMQRRGFPRMRSKSPVRSRTWSSPRRRFNGHQDSSQDRFPVMYREDRTRSSSQRCDSPSYTDHHLNDMRNVDAVQEHVHPRSLSSRRSPPDRVFTSTNRRVERLDHRERVDGDGSGESTDERRKYRERQGGPRQMRNVEEKEDEFDLSKLKKRRF from the exons ATGCCAGTTTCCGGGAACGATGAG CCTAGAGTTGTTGCCCGGCAGTCTAGTAACTCTTGGTCTGTTCTTCCTATTAAGAAGAGATACTCTATGATCTATCGTCGTGCACCTCTCCATACTGTAAATGAATCCAAGACCAAAGGCTCTGGCTTGAATTCTTGTGGTAGTACAGGTAAATCTGATACTCCCAATAACTCTCTTCCAGAGGTAAAAGAAGAAGTACCTTTGGGCGCGAAAGTTGACTCTCCAGAAACAAATCCTAAGACTAGTTCCGGTCCTTCAAGTAATGTTGGCGATCCAGTGAAACCAGCATTGGCTGAAAAATTAGCTGTCACGAAGGAAGTTGTTGCCAAACAAGGGGAAAGCCACAGTAAATTTGGACTTCCTGCTGATTCAGGGCATGTTGAACTGTCATTAGGCCCAAAGAAGCCTCATGTTTCCTCTTTGGTTGATCCAAATACTAAGGAGAGTTGTCTGATGCGTGGAACTGTAAATCCTTCGTTGCTTTCTCAGAAAGGAAGTTGCAAGAATGCTGATGATACTTTACGAGGGTTTGACTCCTCAGTACTGCAGTCGTTGGTTAATGTAGACTCCAGCAGGGTTAGTCCAAACTCGAGTTTGCTGGAAAATCTGGCATTGAATAGAAAAATGAATTCCCCTACTTGTAAAACTGTTAACTCAGAATCTGTTGTAGAAACTTTGGTACAAGCTAATGCTGGAACTGCGGTTCGTCCAGATGGAACATTTGAGGCTAATGTTGTAAACACTGAGGTTGTGAGGCAGAATCTGAAGCCTATTGAGTTGTCAACTAAGGAATTACTTGAGCAAAAACCAGTAATATGTGATCTAATCCAAGAAGTTAGCCTGGAAATATCCATGACATCAGATGTGATTGCGCTCCAATCAATTGGAAGGGATTTGCAGCTTCAGGAGAGTAGTTCTTCTAGATTTTCTACTCCATCTGAGTACTTTGTTCATACTAATGAAGCTAATAGGAGTAAAAATGTTCTAGATCAGGCAAATGCTGATATTGCTGCAAAAAATGCAAACTTTGACCTCAAAGAATCAAATGTATCCAGTGATAAAGTTGAGGCATCTGTTTCGGCGGGCATGAACATTGAAGATCTCATGGTATGCAGAAAGACACAAGACACGCATAATTTGGTTGCAAGTGGTGAGGGGTCGGAAGATGAATGTTATGGTTTTGATTATGAATCTGATGAGGAATATGAAGAAGGTGAGATCCGAGAACCAATGATGCAGTCAATTTCTGAGGGGATGGATTCAGGAAAGAATAATGAATATTCAAGTAAAAATGTTCATACTGAGTCTTATGCTGACTTTGTGAAACGCTGTGATGAGAAAGCTGAAAAAATGAACCTGCTAAGTCCAGTTCATCCTGTAACGGGTAGGTCGCTGTCTTCAAGAAGTGGAAGGAAGATGTATTATTATATGGAGGAGGAGAAATTCCATCTACCAAGGAATAg GTTTGAGGACCGCTCATTTGGTAGCTCAAGGGGGAACTTCATGCGTGGAAGAGGGAGCCGGTTTCATAGAGATTGGTATCCTGAGCGTGATTTTGAAAGCTATGGAGGTGAAGCTGATTATCGCTTCAGACATAAACGTACAGCTCCTTGGCTGAATGATGCTGCTTTTGCTTATAGGACTAGGAAGACATTTCAGCAATATATGTACGATGGACCTGATTGTCATTTCGTTGAGGGTAATACAAATTTTACCGCGATGCAGAGAAGAGGTTTCCCTCGAATGAGGTCTAAATCTCCTGTTAGATCCCGTACTTGGTCCTCCCCTCGGAGGAGATTCAATGGTCATCAAGATTCATCTCAGGACAGGTTTCCGGTTATGTACAGGGAAGATAGAACGAGGTCTTCCTCTCAAAGGTGTGACTCTCCATCTTACACTGATCATCATCTGAATGATATGAGGAATGTGGATGCTGTACAGGAGCACGTGCATCCGAGGTCTCTTTCTAGCAGAAGAAGTCCACCTGATCGGGTATTTACTAGTACCAATAGGAGAGTTGAGAGATTAGATCATCGAGAGAGGGTTGATGGTGATGGAAGTGGTGAAAGTACTGACGAAAGAAGGAAGTATCGCGAGAGGCAAGGAGGACCTAGGCAAATGAGAAATGTCGAAGAGAAAGAAGACGAATTTGATCTCTCCAAattgaagaaaagaagattTTGA
- the LOC129869985 gene encoding uncharacterized protein LOC129869985 isoform X1, producing the protein MNMYVLIFCQLSLPNKLMGDKKKAGALFVRLVSAAGTGFFYVKKKTKTLVTNQTKLEFRKFDPRVNCHVLFKEEKMK; encoded by the exons ATgaatatgtatgtattgattTTCTGTCAG TTGTCTCTACCAAATAAGCTAATGGGTGACAAGAAGAAGGCTGGCGCTCTATTCGTGAGGCTTGTTTCAGCTGCTGGAACTGGATTTTTCtatgtgaagaagaagaccaAAACACTTGTAACGAATCAGACCAAGCTTGAATTTAGAAAGTTTGATCCTCGTGTGAATTGTCATGTTCTGTTCAAGGAAGAAAAGATGAAGTGA
- the LOC129869985 gene encoding uncharacterized protein LOC129869985 isoform X2, with translation MGDKKKAGALFVRLVSAAGTGFFYVKKKTKTLVTNQTKLEFRKFDPRVNCHVLFKEEKMK, from the coding sequence ATGGGTGACAAGAAGAAGGCTGGCGCTCTATTCGTGAGGCTTGTTTCAGCTGCTGGAACTGGATTTTTCtatgtgaagaagaagaccaAAACACTTGTAACGAATCAGACCAAGCTTGAATTTAGAAAGTTTGATCCTCGTGTGAATTGTCATGTTCTGTTCAAGGAAGAAAAGATGAAGTGA